From a single Candidatus Tumulicola sp. genomic region:
- the dnaG gene encoding DNA primase, which produces MPFDAGVVAEIQAKVDLLAYVSQYVTLKRRGREYVGLCPFHAEKTPSFNLNPEKQVWHCHGCDAGGDLIKFVQRYENVDFPAALRMLAARAGVVLQETPGMQRRRSEREAIYEANAAAQRFFAAGLLKSAETLAYVKRRGIEPETAERFGMGYAPDSWDGLTNALARSSIDAGMAEQAGLINRRQQGDGYVDFFRNRLMFPIYNLTGEVMAFGGRALGDDPRKYLNTRNTAAYTKGEHVYALHIARRTASADDAIIVVEGYLDAISLHQAGFGNAVASLGTAFTPEQARELRRVAHNLYLCFDGDAAGQAATARSIDMLVEEGLKIRIVQLPAGKDPDELILAEGPAAFRALIDSSLPWVDFKIEQACRRIATAFGSKSDAAREALAVIAQVRDPIERDQYVKVMARRLDVSETALRQTRHSADRSSQPRDSAHAIVRRAAQPTQPTSFERDLLQLVLARPELLDQAVAQIKPNDVEDDELRAVYHTLASHALDLARGLNPLSLFSEDSIGGELTLLSLASPPLSHEDDSRRLALIVLRFDRRKLERRLSSVDAEMNRLLKAGTIVPEPLREEYNTLATSLHGPAAETKEGTSTP; this is translated from the coding sequence ATGCCGTTTGACGCCGGCGTCGTCGCCGAAATCCAAGCCAAGGTCGATCTGCTCGCGTACGTCAGCCAATACGTCACGCTGAAGCGGCGCGGCCGCGAATACGTCGGGCTGTGCCCGTTTCACGCCGAGAAGACGCCGTCGTTCAATCTCAATCCCGAGAAACAGGTATGGCACTGTCACGGCTGCGACGCCGGGGGCGACCTCATCAAGTTCGTGCAGCGCTACGAAAACGTCGACTTTCCGGCCGCATTGCGCATGCTGGCAGCGCGCGCAGGCGTGGTCTTGCAAGAAACGCCGGGCATGCAGCGCCGGCGCAGCGAGCGCGAGGCGATCTATGAGGCCAACGCGGCGGCGCAGCGCTTTTTCGCGGCGGGGCTGCTCAAGAGCGCCGAAACCCTGGCATACGTCAAGCGCCGCGGCATCGAGCCTGAGACCGCCGAGCGCTTCGGGATGGGCTACGCGCCCGATTCGTGGGATGGTTTGACCAATGCGTTGGCGCGCTCGAGCATCGACGCCGGCATGGCTGAACAGGCCGGGCTGATCAACCGACGCCAGCAAGGCGACGGCTATGTGGATTTTTTCCGGAACCGCTTGATGTTTCCGATCTACAACCTCACCGGCGAAGTGATGGCGTTCGGCGGCCGGGCGCTTGGCGACGATCCGCGCAAGTACCTCAACACCCGCAATACCGCGGCCTACACCAAGGGTGAGCACGTCTACGCGCTGCACATAGCCCGCCGAACGGCGTCGGCCGACGACGCGATCATCGTCGTCGAAGGTTACCTCGACGCGATCTCGCTGCACCAAGCGGGATTCGGCAACGCTGTCGCGAGTCTCGGCACCGCCTTCACCCCCGAACAAGCCCGCGAGCTGCGGCGCGTCGCGCATAACCTCTACCTCTGTTTCGACGGCGACGCCGCCGGGCAAGCCGCCACTGCGCGCAGCATCGACATGCTCGTGGAAGAAGGCCTGAAGATCCGCATCGTGCAGCTCCCCGCCGGCAAGGACCCCGATGAACTCATCCTCGCCGAAGGCCCCGCGGCCTTCCGCGCGCTGATCGACAGCTCGCTCCCGTGGGTAGATTTCAAGATCGAACAAGCGTGCCGGCGCATCGCGACGGCGTTCGGCAGCAAGAGCGACGCCGCGCGCGAGGCGCTGGCCGTCATCGCCCAGGTCCGCGATCCGATCGAGCGCGATCAATACGTGAAAGTGATGGCCAGGCGCCTCGACGTCAGCGAAACAGCATTGCGCCAGACGCGACATTCCGCCGACCGCTCGTCGCAGCCGCGAGACAGCGCGCACGCGATCGTACGCCGCGCAGCGCAGCCCACGCAACCGACTTCATTCGAGCGCGACCTGCTGCAACTCGTGTTGGCGCGCCCGGAGCTGCTCGACCAAGCCGTGGCGCAGATCAAACCCAACGACGTCGAAGATGATGAATTGCGCGCGGTGTATCACACGCTTGCGTCGCACGCGCTCGATCTTGCGCGCGGCCTCAATCCGTTATCCCTGTTCTCCGAAGATTCGATCGGTGGGGAGTTGACGCTACTCTCGCTCGCCTCACCGCCGCTCTCGCACGAAGACGACAGTCGGCGGCTTGCGTTGATTGTGCTGCGCTTCGACCGCAGGAAGCTGGAGCGGAGGCTTTCGAGCGTCGATGCAGAAATGAATCGGCTCCTCAAAGCGGGTACAATCGTACCGGAGCCGCTACGCGAAGAATACAACACGCTGGCGACCTCGCTGCACGGCCCCGCCGCGGAAACCAAAGAAGGAACATCCACGCCGTGA
- a CDS encoding deoxyguanosinetriphosphate triphosphohydrolase, producing the protein MSTTLSIREELEAREAVTLSRHAALASRSRGRRDPEPEDPVRTCFQRDRDRIIHSKAFRRLMHKTQVFLSPLGDHYRTRLTHTLEVMQIARTIARGLALNEDLVEAIALGHDVGHSPFGHAGEDALTDVWAEYEPGARFIHSAQSLRVVMLLERRGDKVGLNLTEEVLDGIAKHSKHKGALAGYTDIPFTLEGQIVRYADRLAYINHDIDDAVRAGIIDDADLPKAAIEKLGARGTIRIGTLVRDMIEQCRDANEIRLSEPVLEAVETIKQFMFARVYFNDEAKREEPKAKEIVKRLFRHYHEHPDDLPPMFREQPLAADTLPRRVCDYIAGFTDRFAVKRFRELFPQDEALVPKEWDV; encoded by the coding sequence ATGAGCACAACACTTTCGATTCGGGAAGAGCTCGAGGCGCGCGAGGCCGTCACGCTATCACGGCACGCCGCGCTGGCAAGCAGGTCGCGCGGCCGGCGCGATCCCGAACCCGAGGACCCGGTGCGCACCTGCTTCCAGCGCGACCGCGACCGCATCATCCACAGCAAAGCGTTCCGGCGGCTGATGCACAAGACGCAGGTCTTCCTGTCGCCGCTCGGCGACCACTACCGCACCCGCCTGACACACACGCTCGAGGTCATGCAGATCGCGCGCACCATCGCGCGCGGCCTGGCGTTGAACGAGGATCTCGTCGAGGCCATCGCGCTGGGCCACGACGTAGGCCATTCACCCTTCGGGCACGCCGGCGAGGATGCGCTCACGGACGTATGGGCCGAGTACGAGCCGGGCGCGCGCTTCATCCATTCCGCGCAAAGCCTGCGCGTGGTGATGCTGTTGGAACGCCGCGGCGACAAAGTCGGCTTGAACCTCACCGAAGAGGTGCTCGACGGCATCGCCAAACACAGCAAGCACAAGGGAGCGCTGGCGGGATACACGGACATCCCCTTCACGCTCGAGGGCCAGATCGTGCGCTACGCGGATCGCCTCGCCTACATCAACCACGATATCGACGACGCCGTGCGCGCCGGCATCATCGACGACGCCGATCTGCCCAAGGCCGCCATCGAGAAGCTGGGCGCGCGGGGCACCATCCGCATCGGCACGCTGGTGCGCGACATGATCGAGCAGTGCCGCGACGCCAACGAGATCCGGCTGTCGGAACCCGTGCTCGAGGCGGTCGAAACCATCAAGCAGTTCATGTTCGCGCGCGTCTACTTCAACGACGAGGCCAAGCGCGAGGAGCCGAAGGCGAAAGAGATCGTGAAGCGGCTGTTCCGCCACTATCACGAACATCCGGACGATCTGCCGCCGATGTTCCGCGAACAGCCGCTCGCCGCCGACACGCTGCCGCGCCGGGTGTGCGACTACATCGCCGGCTTCACCGACCGTTTCGCGGTGAAAAGGTTCCGGGAGCTTTTCCCTCAAGATGAAGCGCTCGTGCCTAAAGAGTGGGACGTCTAA
- the rpoD gene encoding RNA polymerase sigma factor RpoD: MSAAKKPKTGTKSQIPGAASTNGQPPGVLLSREAAVKALIERGKKQGFLTYDEVAAVTAAYDEDDPEKGNELVEDIMGQGIEVTEIPDVGAEDEKAEDPEAAVEEPVVEIPVPAGIALDDPVRMYLKEIGRVPLLGMAQEQELAKAIERAELERDAAKTASRLPSQVILDAGDLAKRDLTEANLRLVVSIAKKYVGRGMLFLDLIQEGNLGLIRAVEKFDYKKGYKFSTYATWWIRQAITRALADQARTIRIPVHMVETINRLVKISRQLLQELGRDPSVEEIAKEMTLTPDKVREVMKIAQEPISLETPIGEEEDSHLGDFIEDPDAVAPAEAASVTMLKQKMGDVLQNLTDRERKVLVLRFGLEDGHQRTLEEVGQEFGVTRERIRQIEAKALRKLRHPSRSRKLRAFLEGSSREYL, encoded by the coding sequence GTGAGCGCGGCAAAGAAACCCAAGACAGGCACAAAAAGCCAGATCCCAGGAGCGGCCAGCACCAACGGCCAGCCCCCGGGCGTGCTATTGTCTCGCGAAGCGGCGGTCAAAGCGCTCATCGAACGCGGCAAGAAACAAGGCTTCCTCACCTACGATGAAGTGGCGGCCGTCACCGCCGCCTACGACGAGGACGACCCGGAGAAGGGCAACGAGCTCGTCGAGGACATCATGGGCCAGGGCATCGAGGTCACCGAGATCCCCGATGTCGGCGCCGAGGACGAAAAAGCCGAAGACCCAGAAGCCGCGGTCGAAGAGCCCGTAGTAGAGATCCCGGTACCGGCGGGCATCGCGCTTGATGACCCGGTGCGGATGTATCTCAAAGAGATCGGCCGGGTACCGCTGCTCGGCATGGCGCAGGAGCAGGAACTGGCTAAGGCGATCGAGCGCGCCGAGCTGGAGCGGGATGCCGCCAAGACCGCAAGCCGCCTGCCGAGTCAAGTGATTCTAGATGCCGGCGATCTCGCCAAACGCGATCTCACCGAGGCGAACCTGCGGCTGGTCGTGAGCATCGCCAAAAAATATGTCGGCCGCGGCATGCTGTTCTTGGACCTGATCCAAGAAGGCAACCTCGGCCTCATCCGCGCGGTCGAAAAATTCGACTACAAGAAGGGCTACAAGTTCTCGACCTACGCCACGTGGTGGATCCGGCAGGCCATCACCCGCGCGCTCGCCGATCAGGCACGCACCATCCGCATTCCCGTGCACATGGTCGAGACGATCAATCGCTTGGTGAAGATCTCGCGCCAACTGCTGCAAGAGCTGGGCCGCGACCCGTCGGTGGAGGAGATCGCCAAAGAGATGACGCTCACGCCTGACAAGGTGCGCGAGGTCATGAAGATCGCACAAGAGCCGATCTCGCTCGAGACCCCGATCGGTGAAGAAGAAGACAGCCATCTGGGCGATTTCATCGAGGATCCCGATGCCGTGGCGCCGGCAGAAGCCGCGTCGGTCACCATGCTCAAGCAGAAGATGGGCGACGTTTTACAGAATTTGACGGACCGCGAGCGCAAAGTGCTCGTGCTGCGCTTCGGCCTCGAAGACGGCCATCAGCGCACGCTCGAGGAAGTCGGGCAGGAGTTCGGGGTCACCCGCGAGCGCATCCGGCAAATCGAAGCCAAGGCGCTGCGCAAGCTGCGCCACCCGTCACGCTCGCGCAAGCTCCGCGCCTTTCTCGAGGGCTCCTCGCGCGAATACCTTTAG